The following proteins are encoded in a genomic region of Clarias gariepinus isolate MV-2021 ecotype Netherlands chromosome 12, CGAR_prim_01v2, whole genome shotgun sequence:
- the il26 gene encoding interleukin-26 has protein sequence MRVSVLTVLVLAALVRFCPGEESRRCAQVNCLASCLPLPMMKDMIKTLKSICMLRPSDDRRHKRYLPKLYIKKLNIADFDKMLGIYEDHVFKKLWSHDIDYAERFIHSFYRLRVSVELCKDRGQAELTRYARKKIKGMEEAFKKLQSEELLKAAGEFETILRWISLYTDKKLSHKKCQ, from the exons ATGCGCGTGAGCGTCCTGACTGTGCTCGTGCTGGCGGCGCTCGTGCGCTTTTGCCCAGGTGAGGAGAGTAGAAGGTGCGCGCAGGTGAACTGCCTGGCGAGCTGTCTGCCTTTACCCATGATGAAAGACATGATCAAGACTCTGAAGAGCATCTGCATGCTTAGGCCT AGTGACGACAGACGCCACAAAAGATATTTGCCAAAGTTATATATAAAG AAGCTGAATATCGCAGACTTTGACAAGATGCTGGGAATCTATGAAGATCATGTATTCAAGAAGCTGTGGAGTCATGACATAGATTATGCAGAAAGATTTATCCATTCCTTCTACAGACTAAGAGTCAGTGTGGAACTCTGT AAGGACCGTGGTCAAGCAGAATTGACTAGATATGCAAGAAAGAAGATCAAGGGAATGGAAGAAGCTTTCAAAAAG TTGCAATCGGAAGAGCTGttaaaagcagcaggagagTTTGAGACAATACTCCGTTGGATCAGCCTTTATACTGATAAAAAGCTGTCACACAAAAAATGCCAGTAG